The genomic interval AGGCCAGCCCGTCCCCCCAGCCGCCTGTCAGCCGCGGGCAGGCGGGCCGCTGGCGTAAGCAGCAGAAGCTGCAGCGCACCACCGTCATCGCCGGTGTGGTGGCCATCCTGCTTATTTTGGCTATCCCCGTCTACGGCTATTTGGAGACGGTGGTCTTCCCGTTCAACGAGACGATCGTCAAGGTGAACGACAAGGTGTTCACTATGAACGATTACGTGCGCACGCTTCGCCTTTTCAAGACCGGCTCGGATATCAGCGGCCAGCAGCTCAACCTGGGCATCGTTCCGTTTGAGGTACTGCAAATCCTGGAAGACAACGAGATTCTCCGGCAGGCAGCCCCGCGCGTGGGCTTGCAGGTCACCGATCAGGAGATAGACCAGGAGCTACGCAAGCGGGTGCTGCCCCAGGACGCCAAGGCCCAGCCCTCCCCGGTGGAGCTTGAACGGGAGTTCAAGGAGGGCTACGCCCAGCGCCTGAGCCTGCTGAAGCTGTCTGACGCCGAGTACCGGGACGTCGTCCGGGCGGACCTGCTCCGCGAGAAGGTCAGGGACATGCTGGGCGTGCAATTGCCCACGGTGACGCGTCAAGCTCGCTTGGATATGGTTCTTACCTCCAATGAGAGGCTCAGCCAGGTCCAGACCGAGTTGCAAAAAGGAACGGACTTCAAGCTCATCTCCAAGCAGCTCTCCACCGACCCAGACCTTCAGGACAGCGAAGGCGACTACGGGTGGACGCCTGTCGGTGTCACTCCCGAGATGGACGATGACGTTTTTGGACTGCAGCCGGGCAACATCAGCGCGCCCATAGAGGCCAAGGACGGCTTCTACATCCTCAAGACTGTAGAGCGCACCGGCGACCGCGTCCATATCCTGGCCATGAAAGTGGCGGACAAGGACAAGGCGCAGGATGCTCTGTCCAAGTACCGGCAGGCCAGCGAAGACTTCGCCGTGGCTTTTAATGAGTTCAATGCCGACCCTGACCTGAAGGCCAAGAACGGCGACCTGGGATTCGTCGAGAAGGGCTATCAGGGCGGTCTCTTTGACGAGGCGCTCTTCGGCCTGCCCATCGGTAAAATAAGCGATCCCATGGGCGCGGCGCAGGGCATCTATTTTATTCGGGTCGTGGAGCGGGCCGAGGCGCGGCGGATAGACGACAAGCGCCGAGACGTACTGAAGACCAAGGCGCTGGAAAAGTGGCTCCAAGATGAGCGCAAGAACAACAAGGTGGAGCGCTTCTTCAACGACCGTCGGTACTCCTGGGCCGTTGACCAGATCACCAAGGAGTTGCGGAGCAGTCCACCACCCCAGCCCCGCCAGGGGCAAGGGTCTCAGTGAGCAAGAAGGATGAGCTTGGTGTCGGCCTGCTTGGGCTGGGTGTTGTCGGCGGCGGCGTAGCCGAAGTCCTCAGCCAGAAGGCCGATCTTTTCGCCCGCCAGGCTGGCTGCGTTCCTCTCCTGCGCCACGTCCTGGTGCGCGACCCCGCCAAGCGGCGCTCCGCGGAAGTCCCCGCCTCCCTACTCACCACCGACCCCCGCGCCATTTTGGACGACCCGGACGTGCGCCTTGTCATTGAGGTCATGGGCGGCGAGAACCCCGCCGTTGACTACATCCGCGAGGCGCTGCAAAAGGGCAAGGCCGTGGTCACCGCCAACAAGGAGGTCATGGCCAAGCATGGGCCGGAGCTTCTCGCACTGGCGGACAAGCGCGGCGTGGACCTGCTGTTTGAGGCGAGCGTCGGCGGCGGCATCCCGCTCATCGCTCCCTTCCAACGCGACCTCATCGCCAACCGCGTCACGGCTGTCCACGCCATCATCAACGGCACGACCAATTACATCCTGACGCGGATGGCCGTCGAGGGCCTGGAGTTCGGCGCGGCCCTGCGCCAGGCCCAGGACCTGGGCTACGCGGAGCCGGACCCGGACAACGACATCAGCGGCCGCGACGCGGCCTACAAGATCGCCATCCTCGCCTCCCTTGCCTTCCGCGCCGTGGTCCACGCCTCGGATGTTCACTACGAGGGCATAGGCCGCCTGGCGCCCCGCGACTTCCGCTACGCGCGGGAGCTGGGCTACACCATCAAGCTGCTTGCCATCGCCAAGGAGGAGGACGGCGTGGTCCATGCGCGGGTCCATCCCGCCTTCGTGCCCGACCACTGGCTTCTGGCCAAGGTGGACGGCGTCTTCAACGCTGTGCAGGTGGACGGCGACCTGGTAGGCCGGTTGCTGTTCTACGGCCAGGGCGCAGGCGCAAGGCCAACCACCAGCGCCATTCTGGCCAACGTGATGGAGGCGGCGCGCAACATCACGGAGGGCAGGCGGAACGCCCGCCTGCGGCTGGACGCGCGGAAGAGCATCAAGCCCTTTGACGCCATTGAAACCGGATACTACTTGCGGATATGGGTTCCGGACCGGCCGGGCATTCTGGCCCAAATAGCGCGGGTGCTGGGCGACAGGCAGATCAGCATCGCCTCCGTCATTCAGAAGGAGGCCGACCCGTCCAACCAGTCGGCGGAGCTGGTCATCATGACCCACACGGCGCGGGAGGCCGACATGCAGGGCGCCCTGTGCGAGCTGGAGCGGCACTCAGCGGTGACTCAGGTCGGTAATTTCGTACGGGTTGAGGCCTAGGCGCACGCGCGCCGCCCGCCGGCTGGCGGGCGCCTCGCCCTGATGGGACAATGCGTTGTATGGGTACCGGCGTTCTGACGCGCTATAAGGACTACCTGCCCGTAACGCCCCAGACACCCCTCATCTCTCTGGGTGAGGGGGACACTCCTCTGGTGCGCTCCCAGACCATTGAGAAAGAACTGGGCTGCGAGCTTTACTTCAAGCTGGAGGGATGCAATCCCACCGGCTCTTTCAAGGACCGGGGCATGGTGGTGGCGGTGGCCAAGGCGGTGGAGGCAGGCACCACGGTCATCATGTGCGCGTCCACGGGCAACACCAGCGCCTCCGCGGCGGCCTACGGCGCGCGCATGGGGCTGCGCACCGTCGTCGTCGTGCCGCGCGGCAACATCGCCCTGGGCAAGCTGGCCCAGGCGCTCATCTACGGCGCGAAACTGGTGCCCATCAACGGCACCTTCGACGACGCCCTGGGCATCGTGCGGACTTTGGCCCAGAAGTACCCCGTCACACTCGTCAACTCGGTCAATCCCTTCCGCATCGAGGGGCAGAAGACCGCGGCGTTCGAGGTGGTGGACATCCTGGGCGACGCCCCGCACTACCTGTTCATCCCGGTGGGCAACGCGGGCAACATCACCGCCTACTGGAAAGGCTTCCGGGAGTACCGCAAGGCGGGCAAGAGCTCCCGGCTGCCCGGCATGATGGGCTTCGAGGCGGAGGGCGCGGCCCCCATCGTGCGCGGCGAGCCGATCAAGAGCCCCAAGACCGTGGCCTCGGCCATCCGCATCGGCAATCCAGCGAGCTGGCACGGCGCTCTGGCGGCGCGGGACGAGTCCGGCGGGCGCATTGACAGCGTATCAGATGATGAGATTATCACCGCGTACAAGCTGCTGGCCCGAAGCGAGGGTGTGTTCGGCGAACCGGCCTCGGCGGCGTCCGTGGCGGGCCTGCTGAAACTTTCGCGCGAGGGCCTGAATCTAAAGAACAAGCGGGTCGTGTGCGTCATCACCGGCAGCGGCCTGAAGGACCCGGACACGGCCACCGGCGCCGCGGAGCCGCCGCCAGCGGATGGTGTGGCCGCTGACCTGGACTCGGTGGAGCGCTTCCTGGGCTGGGTGGAAGGACAGCTTCCTGTGGGCGGGGCCAAACATACGTAGAAAGGCCGACAGTTGGCTGACCTCAAGAACATCGAACAGGCCGTGGGCCGGATTATAAAGGCCATCGGCGAAGACCCGCGCCGGGAGGGCCTGCGCGACACGCCGCGCCGCATCGCCGAGATGTACGCCGAGATATTCTCCGGCGTCGGCGTGGACCCCAGCGGCGAGCTGGAGGTTGGATTCGACGAGGGCCATCATGAGATGGTCATCATCAAGGACATCCCGTTTTACTCGCTCTGCGAGCACCACTTCCTGCCCTTCTACGGCGTGGCGCATATCGGCTACATCCCCAGCGGCCGCGTGGTGGGCATCAGCAAGGTGGCGCGCGTGCTGGAGGTCCTGGCCCGGCGCCCTCAGCTCCAGGAACGCCTGACCACCCAGGTGGCGGAAACCCTCCTTAAAGCTCTCAAGCCCGACGGTGTCGCGGTGGTCATCCATGCGGAGCACCTCTGCATGACCATGCGCGGCATCAAGAAGCCGGGGAGCAGCATCGTGACGTCAGCCACGCGCGGCGCGTTCCGCCGCCGAGCGGTCACGCGGGCCGAATTCCTCTCCCTTCTTCAGGGCAGGCTCTAGGGCGCGTCGCGGCAATGGAGTACGTCGTCCAGCAAGCCGAACTTGATACTATTCAGGAGCATTGGCACCAGCTTCTGGCCAGGTCCCCCGCTGATTGCGTCTTCTGCACCCCGGAATGGCTGCGCGTCTGCCGCGATGAGCTGAACCGGGGCGACGCGCTGCACCTCCTCGCGGTCCGCTGCGATAGCGAGCTGGTGGCGGTCGCGCCGCTGGCCCTGCGCGGCGACACGCTCATCTTCTGGGGCGACCCCAACGTCTGCGACTACTCGGACGTAGTCGTCGCACGGGGGCATGAAGCGCCTGCTTACAACGCCCTGGCCGCGCACGTGGACGCGCTGCCCTGGCGCGCCATGCGCCTGCACGGCCTGCGCGCCGACTCCCCCGCGCTGGAGGGACTGACGTCGGCCTTCACGGCGCGCGGCTGGCCGGTCGAGCGCGTCCCGGAGGACGTGGCCCCGCGCATGGATATTCCGTCCGACTGGGAGGCCTACGTGGAGTCCCTGTCCAAGAAGGACCGCCACGAGCTTCGTCGCAAGCTACGCAGGCTGACCTCCGCGGGTCAGGTGTCTCTCTCCGCCAACGGCGGCGACCTGGAGCGGGACATACAGGACCTGTTTCAAATGATGGAGGTAAGCCGGACGGACAAGGCCGACTTCCTGACACCGGAGCGGCGGCGCTTCTTCCAGGTCATGGCGGCGGCCATGCGGGGCGCGGGCTTTTTGCGGCTGTTTTTCATGACCCTGGATGGGCAGCGCGTATCCACGGCCCTTTGCTTTGATTACGGCGATTGCTATAAGTTGTACAATAGCGGCTACGACCCTGCTCAGGCCCACCTCAGCGTGGGCCTGTTGGTTAAGGCGCTGTGCGTGAAGGACGCCATCGAGAAGGGCCGGAAGCGGTTCGACTTCCTGCGCGGCGCCGAGCCGTACAAGTACGACCTGGGCGGCAGGGACAACCCAATCTACACTCTGGCCGTAAGCCGAGGCTAGCGATGGGGGAGGATATGCGCATCGCGGCTATCAGCGTACACGGGTGCCCCTACGCCCGTCTGGGCGAAAAGGACACGGGCGGGATGAACGTGTACGTCCTGCATCTCGCCCGTGAGCTTGGCAAGCGCGGAATCGCCGTGGACGTGTACACCCGCGTCCACGACCTGCGCGACCCCGTCATCTTCGAGCTGGGCCCGAACGCGCGCGTCATCCACCTGCGCGCGGGCGCCTACGGCGAGCCGAAGGAGAACCTCTACCGCCACCTGCCGGAGTTCGTGGCGAACCTGTGCGGCTACTGGCGGGAGAACGGCCTTTCCTACGACGTGCTGCATACCCACTACTGGCTCTCCGGCTGGGTGGGCCTGCTCCTGCGCGGCCATCACCCCATGCCGTGGGTCGCCAACTTTCACACCCTCGGCGCCATCAAGCGGCTGGTCCGCCCGGGCGAGCGCGAGCCGGAGCGGCGCATTCAGACCGAGCAGCGCGTCCTTCTGCGGGCGGACGCCTCCATCGCCCTCAACCCGCACGAGCGCGATGAGATGGTCCGGCTCTACGGTGCGGACTCTCAGCGTATCAGCGTCATTCCCGCCGGAGTGGACGCTGACCTCTTTCAGCCCGTGGACAGGGCTGAGGCCCGGCGACGCCTGGGCCTGACGCCGAACGGGCCAGTGGTGCTCTACGTGGGTCGCCTGGAGAAGCTGAAGGGCATTGACGTCCTTTTGCAGGCCGCGGCGCTGCTTCAGGACGTGCCGGGCCTGCGGCTGCTCGTAGTGGGCGGCAACCCATCGGAGGACCGCGAGCGCGCGCGGCTCGAGGCGGAGGCGCGCCGACTGGGCATTGCGCGCATGGTGCGCTTCGAGGGGTCGGTCAAGCAGGAGGCGCTGCCCGCCTACTACAGCGCCGCCGACGTGTGCGTCGTGCCGTCCTACTACGAGAGCTTCGGGCTGGTGGCCGTGGAGTCCCAGGCCTGCGGCACGCCCGTGGTGGCGGCGCGCGCGGGCGGACTAGCCTACACTGTCCAGGATGGCGTCACCGGCTACCTTATTCCCGACCGCCGCGCGGAGCTTTACGCCGACCGCATCCGCACGCTGCTGGCGGACGCGCCGCTCCGCGCGCGTATGGGCGACGCCGCGCGGAAGGCCGTCGCGCCGCTGACGTGGGGAGCGATGGCGGAGCGCTTCGGCGACGTGTACCGCGACGTCATGGCCGGCGTTCCGCCGTCCGACAGCTCGCCCGCGGGGGCCGTCGTCTGCCGGGGGCATCGCTAGCAATTCGCCGCTCTTGACACTGCTGACGCGGTGTCGCACAGTAGATACAATTCGATAAATGGGGGAGAGGCATGTCCAAGTTCGACACAAAGGCGCTGATGGTGTCTCCTCACCCGGACGACGCCGAGATTCAGGCGGGCGGCACAATCGCCCGGTGGGTCAAGGAAGGTCACCGTGTGGTCTATGTCCTGTGCACCAGCGGCGACAAGGGCACCGACGACCCGAAGATGACGCCCCGGCGGCTGGCGAAGATGCGCGAGAAAGAGCAGATGGATGCGGCCCGCATCCTGGGCGTCTCCGAGGTAGAATTTCTACGCTATCATGACGGCGAGCTGGAGGACACCCGCGAGTTTCTGGGCAATCTGGTGCACGCCATCCGCTTCTACCGGCCGGAGATCGTCATGGCGCCGGACCCCTATCGCACGAAGTTCTTTCAGCACCGCGACCACCGCATGGCGGGCATCGCGGCCCTGGACGCCGTCTATCCTTACTCGCGGGACCGGCTGCACTTTCCGGAACACGAGAAGGAGGGGCTGAAGCCGCACAAGGTGGCGGAGATATACTTCTACGGGCCGGACGAGCCGGAAACCTTTGTGGACATCACCGACACGATGAATTTGAAGATCAAGTCGGTCCTTGCCCACGTCTGCCAGATGGGGAACGGCCGGGACGTGAAGAAGTGGATGCAGCAGCGGGCCGCGGAGACGGGCAAGAAGGCCAAGGTCAAGTACGCGGAGGGTTTCCGTCGGCTGGTGGCGCGGCGCTAGCGCGTCGGCATGCACTCGCTCATCCTTCGACAGGCTCAGGATGAGCGAGTTTTGCGCCGCTCGTGGTGAGCTTGTCGAACCATGAACGGCGGCTCCTCGGCGTGTGTCCGTTTCTGCTAGACTTGACCTGTGACCGGTATGTTTGACATTCACACCCACATCCTGCCTGGCGTGGACGACGGGCCGCAAGCGATGGCGGACGCCGTGGAGATGGTGCGGCGGGCGGAGCAGGACGGCGCGCGCACGATGGTCGCGACGCCCCACGGCAAGGACGTGTCCGAGAACTTCCCCAACGGGGCCATTCGCACGGTGCACGACGCCCTCCGCGCAGAGCTGGCGAAGGCGGGCGTCGGCGTGGACGTGCTGCTCGGCATGGAGAACGCCATGACGGCGGACCTGCACCGGAAGGTGGCGGCGGGCGTCCAGTTCCCTTACCCGGGCGGCAAATACATCCTGGTCGAGCTGCCGTACTTCGGTTATCCTACTTACGCCGACGAAGTCCTGTTCCAGTTGCAGCTCGCCGGGCTGACGCCGGTGCTGGCGCACCCGGAGCGGACGGTGCTGTTCCAGCACCACCCGAACAAGCTGGCCGACATGGTGGAGCGGGGGATGCTGGTGCAGGTGACGGCGGGCGGGCTGCTCGGCCTGTTCGGACCGGAATGCAGGAAGGCTATCGGGGAGTTCCTGCGGATGGACATCGTCCACGTCATTGCGTCGGACACGCACACGCCGGACGGCGAGCGCGGGCCGGGGCTGCGCCATGCGATGGAGGCGGCGGAGCGGCTGGTGGGGTTGGCGCGCGCCGAGGCGCTGGTGACGACGGCGCCGGAGGCGATTGCGCGCGGCGAGCCGCTGCCGGAGCTGCCGCCGGTCAGCGGGCCGAAGCGGCGGTGGATTTTCGGGTAGGAAAATCAGTTACACATTTTGTGTAGCAAACGGCAGAAATAATCCTTGGAACTAAGATTTGTCTCAGACTGAGTCTTTGTCTTTCGCAGGGAAGATGCTGATGATAGACTGCAGATTTTGAGATAGGTCAAGGTAAAGTCGAGGACATATTTTATCCTTTGCTTCCAGCATGTATGCCCATAGAAGTTCTCTGTAAAATAGATCATCCTTAGGAAACCGATGTCGCGCTGAAGAACATTCATTGACCATAGCCCGTGTAGAAACAAAGAGATGGCTCTGACACCTCCCGAGTATTCCAGATATTTCAAATGAGTTTTTCAGATCGTACTGCTCGGAGACCTGTTGCTTTTGATAGGATGAGGTGGCCTCGGCAGCAGGTGCCATCACAGAAGCTTGGTGTAACCACGCATTCGCAGTAGTTGCCAGCTCCCTGCATATGCTACGTATCTTACCGCCTCTTTTTAGCAATTCGTTTACTTTATCACTTCCGAGGGTGTGCGCATCCCCTTCTTCCGCTTTTTCCGCCAGCTTGTACAAATCGTCCATCACCCATTGATTCAGTAACTTGGCAACTGTCAAAAGGGCATAGCCTGCAGATTGATAGGGGAGGGAATGCTTTCGGTCGGATTTATTGCCGTTGGCATAAGAGGTGAGCGCGTCCTCGAGTTCACCAAGGCCAAGATGTGCATCTCCTTCGAGACAATAACCCCCGATCGTAATCTTGTCAGAGCTCAAGGACGATTTGGCGTCTTTAAGAGCAGTGTCAAACTCGCCTAGGCAAATACCCAGGTCAGCCGCGCGCCTCAGAAGGTATGGATTGTCCTTTTCTATATGAAGGCCCTCTCTTGCACTGTCTAGCGCTACTTTCCACCGGCCATTTTGCTCAAATTCGTCTCTAACAGTTTGAACTATAGACGGAATTACTGCGGCAGCCAGCCTTGCGCGTTCAAAGAACCCCTTTGCTGGGTCCTCTTTGTTTGTTTTGTCTCTTGGCGTGGCTCTTGCGGCCCCAACGCCATTGCGAAGAACCGAGAGCTTCTCATCGACGATCCACGCGTCCACTCGTCCTATCTTCTCAGCACCACGCTGTGTGAACGCAAGCTCCAACCTTCTTAGCCTGGTAGGGTACAAAGCACGAAGCAAGTCAAGCTCTTGCTTTGATAACCAGGCTGGAATCAGCATCAGCGTCGTCTTATCTGCAAGCTCTCCATATTTGATGTCTTCTGTTGAGATCTCCTTCCCCCCCAATGTTCTGAGGGTCTCTATCCATGGCTGCAGAAAAACTTGTGGCGTCAGAGCATGAAGTTGCTCTGTTAGCCACTGTGCCCCTTGCTGTCCATACTCACTCGCAGCCGGGGTTGCCCTCAGAATAACTAGCGCCAATCGAGCATCAAGGTTTTGCAACGCATCGTTCTGAGCTTGCTGTCCCAACTCTTGGACTTTCTTAACTACTTCATACCGGAGTTGATCTGTGCCAAGAAATTGCGGCCTCATTATTGGTCGAGCTGTCAATCGCACGGTGCGTGCCGTATCATGTCTTCGCTTTAGAAGCTCCCCGAGAATTGGTGCAAAAACTTCCAGAGCTTCCTTGGTTTCCTTGGAACGGTTCGTTTCTCCGGCTTCCCCCTGTCGCATGAACAAGTACATCACAGGAGAAGGGCGTGCCTGTGGGTCGGTGAAACTGATGTCTGAAATAGACCCGCCGCCCTCCACGGGGATAGGGACAGCAATAACAGACATAGCCCGTTTCATTCTTTGCCGTTCTGGTTCCTTGCTAAGTTCGGGCGGTGTGGAAAACACGAGTTTCGCCTCATCGTCATGTTCAGATACGAAGGAGTCAAATGGAGGCTCGGTTTTTGCTATGTAAAGATATAGACCTGTTGCCGAAGCATATCCAGAGACTAGCTGCCCATAGGTTAACGTGCGCCCTATGTGCGAGCTACGCTGAGGGTTACCAATACTAGATGCAACGACCTCGAAATACACCTTGTCTGTATTCGGTGCCCTTTTGGCCTCATAGATATCACAAAAGACGGGTTGCCGCGAGTTAAACACTAGCTTACAAGCAAATCGAGCCATAACCCAAATTAGAATGTCCTGCTTTAGCAGATCGTTTAGGCTGCCCGAGGCGCTCTGGCTGGATTGATCGCTTGAACGAAAAGCCGCGCTGACGTCACGTCGTACCTCCCGCTTCAAATCGTCGCACCCCGCTGTAATAGCATGCAGCAGCAAACTTAACGTGTCGTCCGTTATCTCGACTTGTGAGGACTGTTCGGGGAGATTAGCATCGGGTGTACCTGGGGGACATGCAAGGACAACGGCGAAACGCTCGGTCGTTACATTGGAATCTACTACCCGCGCAAAGTATCTTGTGAACTTACCCAGGACCTGCGGAACGTAGGGTACAAACAAAATCTCTGCTGTCTGACTCACAAGGCCTGTCTTAGAAGCTCCGGGGTCCCTCGTAAGTGATTTGAGGAAATCTGCGATAAGGGGTTCATCATCGAGCGAAAGTGTTTGTCCAGCAGCCATAGGATGCAAAACCACGATGGTCCCTGACACGAGATCCTTTAGCTTGAACAACTTGAACGCAACAGCTCCTAGCAATCTTGCCATCACGTGTCTCTCAAACCTTCGTAGCGCTGTGTCAGCCAGGAGGCCTATCACATCGTGTCCCGCATAGAATCCTTGCTGTTCGCGGTACTCCTTTACTTGCTCAGCCGCCCTACGTGGTGTGATTCTATGTCCAGTTTCTCGGCTTTCGTGGAGAAGCTTGAACGCCAGGAGAAGATTCACCGCATCAGCGAGCTCATAAGCTCGAATATGGTGCTTTTCATGTGAGATTGGAGCGGCTAGTCCGGCCTTTTCCAAGCGATATACTACCGCGCGAATGTTTCCGCTTTGCAGGCCTTGCTCATGGACTATCCGAATCACTTCATTTAGCCGGACCCTTCCGCTGTGGCGACTGCCGTCCGTGATCAAGCTTTGGAGCGCGTCTCCCCACTTCTGTAGCGTCTTGATGTCTTTCAGCATGTTGCCTCCTTGAAGAAGCTGGCCTACAACCCTCCAAAAGCCTGCCCGTTAGTCTGAGTCAAACGCAGAGTCTTGTTTTTGTTACGATTGTACAAAACTGGGCACGTTTTCTATTGACTTTGCTGAAGTCATATGGTACAGTACACATGCGCCCGTGTCAATAGACCGATGTCCGCCTGCTAGTCGCTCTAACCAGGAGGGCTACCATGAGTGCTAATAAGCAGGTCAGGCCCGCTGGAACCGGCAAGAAGGCACCCAACAACAGCTCCCATCGCAAGCATCTCCTGCTCCCTAGTCATCCTCTTCCCCCTTACCTGCAGGCGATTGTCGTCGCGGCCTCAACTGTTGCGTTAGCCGTAATCATCCAGACGGCAATTAAGTGGAACGTTCGCTTGGATAGCCTTCCTACAAGCGGAAATTTTGCTTTATCGGGGGCGATTAATCTCACAGTAGTGTTTCAACGAACCTCGGCGCTAGTTCCCTGTCTTCCCTAATCGCTTCTATGCGGTGCGAAAGGTACTTCTTGAGTTTTCAAGTGCCCCATGTCTTTATATTCCCAGCAGCCGCTTCGCGTTCCCGCTGCCGACCGCCTCCCGCTCCGCGTCCGTGAGCGGCAGCGCGCGGAACCCCCGCACGCAAGCCGCCGCGTCGTTCAGCGGGAAGTTCGTCCCGAACATCAGCCGGTCCACGCCTATTTTCCGAATCCATCCGGCCAACTCCTGGGAGGTCATCGCGCCGGGCTTGTCCAGCTCGTGCAGGCGGTGCGACAGGTCGGCGTACACGTTCGGGAAGCGGGCCGTGAGCTGGGCCACCTCCTCCTCGAAGCCCATGCCCATGTGGGCGAGGATGACGCGCAGCTTGGGGAAGTCGGGCAGGACGTTGGTCCAGTACTTCGGGCGGCCCCAGGGGTCGCCGCCGGCGTCCAGCGCGGGCGTGCGCCCCGACTGGGCGAGGAGCGGCAGGCCGCGGCGCTGGGCCTCGTCGTAGGCGGGCAACAGCCGCCTGTCGTCGGGGTGCAGCCACATGGCGCTGGGCACGATCTTCACCCCCTTCGTGCCTTCCCTGACGCCCTTCGCTATCTCGGCGCGTATCTCCTCCTCCGTCATCGCCGCCGCGTCAACGCCGACGAAGGTCATCAGCTCGGGGTGCGCCTTCGTTTCGCGGTAGCCCCACGAGTTGTTCGCCGAAAGCTTGTTGGCCCACACCTTGCGTATCGCTTCGGCGCGGTCCTTGCGCTGCGCCAGCGACAGGTCCGCGGGCAGCTCCGCCACGTCCCGCGCGATGAGCGTGCGGATGTCCATGAACATCAGCATCACCGTCCGGCTGATGCCCAGCGTCCGCATGTTGGCAAGAAGCACGGGGACCGTGCCCACGAGCTGGGGCGTGCGGCCCGTCGAGAGGAGGAAGCGGTTGCTGACCTCCTCCGAGGGGAATATGTGCGTGTGGACGTCAATAAGCTCTGTCGAAGACACAATGCCCTCCCCTGACGTAGACGTCATTCCAAAACTGCTTGGAGTCCATAATGCGTTTGAACCCGCTCATGGTTCGACGGGCTCAGCACGAGCGGGAGGAGTCATCCCGCTCACCCTGAGCTTGTCGAAGGGTGAGGAGAGAGACTTCTGAACCGCGTCATGGTGTCCCGCCGAGCGCGGCGCGGAATGACATTGCTACTCCACCGTTACCCAGCGCCGCTCC from Dehalococcoidia bacterium carries:
- a CDS encoding amidohydrolase family protein, encoding MSSTELIDVHTHIFPSEEVSNRFLLSTGRTPQLVGTVPVLLANMRTLGISRTVMLMFMDIRTLIARDVAELPADLSLAQRKDRAEAIRKVWANKLSANNSWGYRETKAHPELMTFVGVDAAAMTEEEIRAEIAKGVREGTKGVKIVPSAMWLHPDDRRLLPAYDEAQRRGLPLLAQSGRTPALDAGGDPWGRPKYWTNVLPDFPKLRVILAHMGMGFEEEVAQLTARFPNVYADLSHRLHELDKPGAMTSQELAGWIRKIGVDRLMFGTNFPLNDAAACVRGFRALPLTDAEREAVGSGNAKRLLGI